The Echeneis naucrates chromosome 23, fEcheNa1.1, whole genome shotgun sequence genome has a segment encoding these proteins:
- the LOC115037204 gene encoding hyaluronidase PH-20-like, whose translation MPDLVCNRYNISLDTSPFKGVATPAKVPGQFLSLFYTDRLGLYPHIELTTGKQVYGGIPQRGNLKASLSKAKADINYYIPSKTSRGLAVIDWEEWRPLWDRNWGTKRIYQTLSVAHAMQTNQSLTAAQATEKAKQQFQHAARSLMSGMLAMGRGMRPNYLWGFYLFPNCYNYGWSEPNYTGRCSKDVRRQNDELLWLWESSSALYPSVYLQASLADNPRAALMVRNRVQEALRVSSLPRRSGTAPVFVYMRPVFVDQNRRFLSQADLVSTIGESAAVGASGVVLWGASADYDDQASCKYLSSYISSTLNPYITNVTMAAQLCSNFLCRGSGRCVRKNYNSHHYLHLNPENFRVIYIQNRYLVLGRPTFEDLKTLSKKFTCQCYKGRSCTPRTYSELVKALMFTVKQELHQKAHNMNKAMLANTQQASITKDIFKAS comes from the exons ATGCCTGATCTGGTGTGTAACAGATACAATATCTCATTGGACACCTCGCCCTTCAAAGGAGTGGCCACACCTGCTAAA GTTCCAGGTCAGTTTCTGTCCCTGTTCTACACAGACCGACTGGGCCTTTATCCGCATATTGAACTCACAACTGGAAAACAGGTCTATGGCGGTATTCCTCAGAGAGGTAACCTGAAAGCAAGTCTGAGCAAGGCCAAAGCAGATATTAACTACTACATTCCATCCAA GACAAGCCGAGGCTTGGCTGTGATAGACTGGGAGGAATGGCGCCCCCTATGGGACAGAAACTGGGGCACGAAGAGAATCTATCAGACTTTGTCTGTGGCACATGCTATGCAGACAAACCAGTCCCTCACAGCGGCGCAGGCCACAGAAAAGGCCAAACAACAGTTCCAG CACGCAGCCAGAAGTTTGATGTCAGGGATGTTGGCAATGGGCCGAGGTATGAGACCCAACTATCTCTGGGGCTTCTACCTGTTTCCTAACTGCTATAACTACGGTTGGTCGGAGCCAAACTACACAGGCAGGTGCTCCAAGGATGTTAGGAGGCAGAATGACGAGCTACTTTGGCTGTGGGAATCCAGCTCCGCCCTCTACCCTTCTGTGTATTTGCAG GCCTCATTGGCAGACAATCCTCGAGCTGCCTTAATGGTGAGGAATCGTGTCCAGGAAGCTTTGAGAGTGTCCTCCCTGCCAAGACGGAGTGGCACTGcgcctgtgtttgtttatatgaGACCTGTTTTTGTTGATCAGAACAGACGTTTCCTCAGCCAG GCGGACTTGGTGAGCACCATTGGGGAAAGCGCAGCGGTGGGAGCATCCGGCGTTGTGTTGTGGGGGGCCAGCGCTGACTATGATGACCAG GCCTCTTGTAAATACCTCTCATCCTACATCTCCTCCACCCTTAACCCGTACATCACCAATGTCACAATGGCTGCCCAGCTCTGCAGCAACTTCCTGTGCCGGGGGAGTGGCCGCTGTGTCCGAAAAAACTACAACTCCCATCACTACCTCCACCTAAACCCAGAGAACTTTAGGGTCATTTACATTCAGAACCGCTACCTTGTTCTAGGGAGACCTACTTTTGAAGACCTGAAAACTTTGAGCAAGAAATTTACCTGCCAATGCTACAAAGGACGGAGCTGCACTCCGAGGACATACAGCGAGCTTGTCAAGGCCCTGATGTTCACCGTGAAACAGGAGCTACACCAAAAAGCCCATAATATGAATAAAGCAATGCTGGCTAATACACAACAAGCGAGTATTACTAAGGATATATTCAAAGCATCTTGA